A section of the Devosia rhizoryzae genome encodes:
- a CDS encoding sensor histidine kinase, with product MLSADFVIATAIGYVCLLFVLAYFGDRRARANPRSWLNSPAVYTLSISVYCTSWTFYGAVGNAARSGLEFLTIYLGPTLVFVGWYFLLRRLVRISHLHRITSVADLLSSRFGKSSRLGVLVTCIAVVGIAPYIALQLKAVTSSIQAIAGSSEFGQGSLAGIDDVGLAFGVAAGMALFTILFGTRHVDAKEQHHGVVAAIAFEAVVKLAALVAVGVFVVFIGGGFEAIFSRATEQGIVVDTTSSFDSRWITTLVLSIAAIVCLPRQFQVTVVENSDENHLRVAGWAFPAYMMLMSVFILPIAIYGLTVMPQGANPDMFALTLPLAAGQNGLALFAFIGGFSSATSMIILESIALSIMVSNHIIMPLVLRFSTAPQGGEGQGVSRLLLTARRLSIVLILSLGFFYFFFTRDSDALAPIGLISFTAIAQFFPALLAAIFWRDASLKAVSAAILAGFVIWAWCCFLPSFQSVSPAVSQLLTSGPWGLSWLRPEAMFGLTGWDPLAHAAFWSLSANVVILTLGSLLTTPSALERIQAQAFVDVFRRGTPQQNFVRGSATANDLFFVAERVLGERRAAALFEVEARESGVDPAVLDPTPEFIGRLERELAGSIGAASAHVMLSKVVAGGDVSLEEMMQMADETQHAIEYSQQLERTSAELRLTARKLEEANAQLRELDSQKDEFLSQVSHEVRTPMTSIRSFSEILLEPGELDQSQRQRFVSTIHQESLRLTKLLDEILDLSALERGERNWQSAPVDAEAALDRALLVCDALLRQKGMRVEHGKRAPLTMVEGDADRLCQVFINLISNAVKYNNGSDPVVRITSALRTGSYVVDIADNGPGIAKSDGKLIFEKFWRGVSGGGDQGGAGLGLAISRQIVARMNGTLELVPGPLSGACFRVRLPVVGRA from the coding sequence ATGCTCTCGGCCGATTTCGTCATCGCTACGGCCATTGGCTATGTGTGCCTTCTGTTCGTGCTGGCCTATTTCGGCGACCGGCGGGCACGGGCCAATCCGCGCTCCTGGCTCAATTCGCCAGCTGTCTACACGCTGTCGATCTCCGTCTATTGCACCAGCTGGACCTTCTATGGCGCTGTCGGCAATGCGGCGCGCAGCGGCCTCGAATTTCTGACCATTTATCTCGGACCAACGCTGGTCTTCGTTGGCTGGTATTTCTTGCTACGGCGGTTGGTGCGGATCAGCCATCTCCACCGCATTACGTCGGTAGCTGATCTCCTGTCATCCCGCTTCGGCAAATCCAGCCGGCTGGGCGTGCTGGTCACCTGTATCGCCGTGGTCGGCATCGCACCCTATATCGCGCTGCAGTTGAAGGCGGTGACCTCATCGATCCAGGCCATTGCCGGCTCCTCCGAATTCGGCCAGGGGAGCCTTGCCGGCATAGACGATGTGGGCCTCGCCTTCGGCGTTGCGGCTGGAATGGCCCTCTTCACCATCCTTTTCGGCACGCGCCACGTCGATGCCAAGGAGCAGCACCATGGCGTCGTCGCCGCCATAGCCTTCGAAGCCGTGGTGAAGCTTGCCGCCCTCGTCGCTGTTGGCGTCTTCGTCGTCTTCATCGGGGGTGGCTTCGAAGCCATTTTCAGCCGCGCGACCGAGCAGGGGATCGTTGTGGACACCACGTCGAGCTTCGACAGCCGGTGGATCACGACCCTGGTGCTGTCGATTGCCGCCATCGTCTGCCTTCCCCGCCAGTTTCAGGTGACGGTGGTTGAAAATTCCGACGAAAACCACCTGCGCGTCGCCGGCTGGGCCTTCCCAGCATACATGATGCTGATGAGCGTCTTCATCCTGCCCATCGCCATCTACGGATTGACGGTGATGCCGCAAGGAGCAAACCCAGACATGTTCGCGCTGACTTTGCCGCTCGCCGCCGGGCAGAACGGACTGGCGCTGTTTGCTTTCATCGGCGGCTTTTCGTCCGCGACCTCGATGATCATCCTCGAGTCGATTGCCCTTTCGATCATGGTCTCCAACCACATCATCATGCCGCTTGTGCTGCGCTTCAGCACGGCCCCGCAGGGCGGCGAAGGGCAGGGGGTGAGCCGCTTGCTTCTCACCGCGCGGCGGCTCTCCATCGTCCTCATCCTGTCCCTCGGCTTTTTCTACTTCTTCTTCACCCGCGACTCCGACGCTCTCGCGCCGATCGGCCTGATCTCGTTCACCGCCATTGCGCAATTCTTCCCGGCCCTGCTCGCGGCGATCTTCTGGCGTGACGCTTCCTTAAAGGCTGTGTCGGCAGCCATCCTCGCCGGCTTCGTCATCTGGGCCTGGTGCTGCTTCCTGCCGTCTTTCCAGTCGGTCTCCCCGGCGGTCTCGCAACTGCTGACATCCGGCCCATGGGGCCTATCATGGCTCCGACCCGAAGCAATGTTTGGCCTCACGGGATGGGATCCACTCGCCCACGCTGCGTTCTGGAGCCTTTCGGCAAACGTGGTGATCCTGACGCTCGGCTCCTTGCTGACCACGCCTTCCGCTCTCGAACGCATTCAGGCGCAGGCTTTTGTAGATGTGTTCCGGCGGGGCACCCCGCAGCAGAACTTCGTCCGCGGCTCGGCCACAGCCAACGATCTCTTTTTCGTCGCCGAACGTGTCTTGGGCGAGCGGCGTGCAGCGGCCCTGTTCGAGGTTGAAGCCAGGGAAAGCGGGGTCGACCCGGCAGTGCTCGATCCGACGCCGGAATTCATCGGCCGCCTGGAGCGCGAACTGGCGGGGTCAATCGGCGCGGCATCTGCCCATGTCATGCTGTCCAAAGTCGTGGCCGGCGGCGACGTCTCGCTCGAAGAAATGATGCAGATGGCCGACGAAACCCAGCATGCCATCGAGTATTCCCAGCAGCTGGAGCGCACATCGGCCGAGCTGCGGCTGACGGCGCGCAAACTCGAGGAGGCGAATGCACAGCTGCGGGAGCTCGACAGCCAGAAAGACGAGTTCCTGAGCCAGGTGAGCCACGAAGTGCGCACGCCCATGACCTCGATTCGCTCATTTTCGGAGATCCTGCTTGAGCCGGGCGAACTGGACCAGAGCCAGCGCCAGCGTTTCGTTTCGACCATTCACCAGGAAAGCCTGCGTCTCACCAAGCTGCTCGACGAAATCCTCGATCTCAGCGCGCTGGAGCGTGGGGAGCGCAACTGGCAAAGCGCGCCGGTGGACGCCGAAGCGGCCCTGGATCGAGCACTGCTCGTCTGCGACGCACTGCTGCGACAAAAGGGCATGCGGGTAGAGCACGGCAAGCGGGCGCCATTGACCATGGTCGAGGGTGACGCGGACCGGCTGTGCCAGGTCTTCATCAATCTCATTTCCAATGCCGTAAAGTACAATAACGGGAGCGATCCTGTCGTGCGGATCACCTCGGCGCTGCGCACGGGTAGCTATGTTGTCGACATCGCCGACAATGGCCCGGGAATTGCGAAAAGCGATGGCAAGCTGATCTTCGAGAAGTTCTGGCGGGGCGTGTCCGGTGGCGGCGACCAGGGCGGCGCGGGGCTAGGCCTCGCGATCAGCCGGCAGATCGTGGCGCGCATGAACGGAACCCTGGAACTGGTGCCGGGACCGCTCTCCGGAGCCTGCTTCCGCGTGCGACTGCCGGTGGTTGGGCGCGCTTAG
- a CDS encoding response regulator transcription factor, producing the protein MPIDILIAEDEPSILESLDFILRRAGWSIEAVTDGEAALDRARRLQPRMVVLDVMLPKASGFDVLKQLRADASTRDMPVLILTAKGQQQDRRVAEDLGASGFVTKPYSNAEVVAAVRRLLG; encoded by the coding sequence TTGCCGATCGACATACTCATCGCCGAGGACGAGCCGAGCATTCTCGAATCGCTCGATTTCATACTGCGTCGCGCCGGTTGGAGCATCGAGGCGGTTACCGATGGGGAGGCGGCACTCGACCGCGCGCGCCGGCTGCAGCCGCGCATGGTGGTGCTTGACGTCATGTTGCCAAAGGCCAGCGGCTTTGATGTCTTAAAGCAACTGCGCGCCGATGCATCAACGCGCGACATGCCGGTCCTGATCCTCACCGCCAAAGGACAGCAGCAGGACCGCCGCGTGGCCGAGGACCTTGGCGCCAGCGGCTTTGTCACCAAACCTTACTCCAATGCCGAGGTGGTTGCGGCCGTGCGGCGGCTGCTGGGCTAA
- a CDS encoding helix-turn-helix transcriptional regulator, translated as MRAPIGFRISNRRKSLRISQAELARLVGISPSYLNLIENNKRDIGGALLQRVAQHLGIEVNSLDGSDEQKLLQDLEEAYADPMVESLPFQHDERRQLVAQYPASAMAVARMHRAYVDARSSADAYAHRLRSDPLLNQMLHQILSGITAVRSSAEILEDVPDIDEAERHKFLSAIGREARILGDVARSLIGQFEVTSQAARTVSTLREIDDLIIERQNYFPQLEAMAEELRRSVEMQGPFGPAVLVDVLERQFGVVTRIGGRPSVPDFPGQYRFDAESGTMWFQGTTTLATRQFQLARLLGELLAAEVMRQTLDGAVLTNPASRRLAARALGSYLAGAIVFPYAQFLEAAEATAYDIDQLREKFGGSFEQVAHRLVSLRRPGAEGIPFGFLRSDPAGRLTKHFPLPGLLLPNSGHACPLWAIYGAFRQPDTIVRQAVRFSDGSRYLFLARSLQHRPGSYRDQPNLISVMLACDVRHADRTVYGSGLDLMDQSADVPVGPSCRLCPRRACPARQEEMLTPGGEASVTRLPLIPREFGLGDLG; from the coding sequence ATGCGCGCGCCGATCGGCTTTCGCATCAGCAACAGGCGGAAATCGCTGAGGATTTCGCAGGCCGAACTGGCCCGACTGGTTGGCATTTCGCCATCCTATTTGAACCTCATCGAGAACAATAAGCGGGATATTGGCGGTGCATTGCTGCAGCGAGTGGCGCAGCATCTGGGCATCGAGGTCAATAGCCTGGATGGCTCGGATGAACAGAAGCTGCTGCAGGATCTCGAAGAGGCCTATGCCGACCCGATGGTCGAGTCGCTGCCGTTTCAACACGACGAGCGGCGGCAGCTGGTAGCGCAGTATCCGGCCAGTGCCATGGCCGTGGCCCGCATGCACCGGGCCTATGTCGATGCCCGCAGCAGCGCCGATGCCTATGCCCACCGGCTGCGGTCGGATCCGCTGCTGAATCAAATGTTGCACCAGATCCTGTCGGGCATCACCGCGGTGCGATCCAGCGCCGAAATCCTTGAGGACGTGCCGGACATCGATGAGGCAGAACGGCACAAGTTCCTGAGCGCCATCGGTCGCGAAGCCCGCATTTTGGGCGATGTGGCGCGCAGTCTTATCGGTCAGTTCGAGGTTACCAGTCAGGCCGCCCGGACGGTGTCGACACTGCGCGAGATCGATGACCTCATCATCGAGCGGCAGAACTATTTCCCGCAGCTTGAAGCGATGGCGGAAGAGTTGAGACGGTCGGTTGAGATGCAAGGGCCGTTCGGGCCGGCAGTGCTGGTGGACGTCTTGGAACGGCAGTTCGGCGTCGTCACGCGCATCGGCGGGCGGCCGAGCGTGCCCGACTTTCCGGGCCAGTATCGCTTTGATGCCGAGAGCGGCACGATGTGGTTCCAAGGCACGACCACCCTGGCGACGCGGCAGTTTCAGCTTGCGCGGCTGCTTGGGGAGCTTTTAGCCGCCGAAGTGATGCGGCAGACGTTGGACGGCGCCGTGCTGACCAATCCTGCGTCCAGGCGGCTGGCGGCACGTGCCTTGGGTTCCTACCTTGCCGGTGCGATCGTCTTTCCCTATGCGCAATTCCTCGAAGCAGCCGAGGCGACGGCCTACGACATCGACCAGTTGCGGGAGAAGTTCGGCGGCAGTTTCGAGCAGGTGGCACATCGCCTCGTGTCGCTGCGGCGGCCGGGAGCGGAGGGAATCCCGTTCGGCTTCCTCCGGTCCGATCCCGCCGGCCGGCTGACCAAGCATTTCCCGCTGCCGGGCCTGCTGTTGCCGAACTCAGGTCACGCCTGCCCACTATGGGCTATATACGGAGCGTTCCGGCAACCAGACACGATTGTGCGCCAGGCCGTCCGGTTCTCCGATGGTTCGCGTTACCTCTTCCTCGCGCGATCGCTCCAGCACAGGCCGGGTTCTTACCGGGATCAACCCAATCTGATCTCGGTCATGCTGGCCTGCGACGTGCGCCATGCAGACCGCACGGTTTACGGCTCCGGTCTCGATCTCATGGATCAGAGCGCCGACGTGCCGGTCGGGCCCAGCTGCCGCCTTTGCCCGCGCCGCGCCTGCCCGGCACGGCAGGAAGAAATGCTCACACCGGGCGGCGAAGCATCCGTCACCCGCCTGCCGCTGATCCCCCGCGAATTCGGGCTTGGAGATTTGGGCTGA